TTGATAAAGAATTGTCCTGAGTGGGTGAATGACTTAAAAACTGCAACCAACGGTATAAAATCCGGATACTAATTATCTAATAATAGTCGATTTGTATCCCTTTGTGGGCTATCTTCTCGTCTTTATTTATGGAATCAATAATTATTAGTGCTAAATTAGCATAATGCAAAGGGGAGTCCTATACCGATCTCTTTTTACTGTGCTTTTGTGCATTACGGCCATTACAGCCAATGCTCAAAGCAAGAATCATGCGCTACAAGCTGAACTTTTTACCATTGACAATGGACTTTCGCAGTCAAGCGTTCAGTGCCTGTTTATCGATAGCAAAGGTTTTTTATGGGTGGGAACCCAGGATGGACTTAATCGATACGACGGTTATTCATTTAAGATATATCGAAACCAACCGACAGACGACCGCTCAATTGCGAGCAACTTTATTTATTCCATAAGAGAAGATACTTTCGGAACGCTTTGGATTGGAACGCAGGCTGGGCTAAGCAGCTTTAGTCCCGTTACGGATAAATTTACCAACTACAGATACACCGATGGAGGGAGCCAGTCGCTTGCCTCTTCAATTGTGTACTATGTGTATGTCGATCACCAAAATAATGTTTGGGCTAAGACGCTAGAAACATTGGATTGTTTGAATCCTAAAACTGGCAAGTTTCTGCACTATCGCCACTATAATGACCCCTTCAACTATTCAGTGGGAACCAATGATTTCTGCATACTAGAGGACAGCAAAATGAACCTGTGGGTAGGGACGAAGGATGGACTTAATCTTTTCGATAGGGCGCGAAGGATATTTAAGAGGTATTACACCAAAAGAGGAGATAAACACTCGATAAGCAACGATCGTATTAAATATATTTTTGAGGATTCTAAAGGTAGATTGTGGGTGGGGACGCAGTTTGGCCTCAATTTATATAACCCTGAGAGCGATAATTTCAAACGATTTTTTCCTGGCAACGCTGATCCTAAATCGGGAAATAATGTGGTGAATTTGATAGCAGAGACCAGTAAGGGTGAACTTTGGCTTGCAACTGATGATGGTGTTGGCGTTTTTAATCCAATCCAATACACCTTCAACCTCTATAATAAGCTCGTTTCGTCGAATCAATCTTTTTTGTCGAATACCATAACTTCTATTGTTGAGGATTGCAGTCAAAACCTGTGGATTGGCACTCTTCAAGGATTAGTTAAGATTGACAACAGGGAACCTAAGTTTCATAAATATTCTTATAATTCTAAGGACGAACCTCTTTTTGGTAACAACCTAGTGGCTTCCATCTACGATAACGGATATGGGTCGTTGTGGGTTGGAACATGGGGTAGCGGGCTGTATAAATTGAACAGGAGTACAATGGCTATTGAGCACTTTGGTGCCATGAGGTCTGGTGGAATTCCTAATAATTTTGTTCATGCAATCTGCAAAACATCGTGGGGCGATTTATTAATTGGAACTAGGGATGGAGTTGCCGTGTATAATGAATCCTTACATCAGATGGAGGACTTCTTTTCCTACTATCATTTGCCATCTAAGTCTGTTTTTAAGGGCAATAGAGTCTATCAAATTAATGAGGACTCTATGGGGAATTTGTGGTTTGCAACTTCCTTTGGTTTATACCGGTTCAATGGCCAACGAGTTGATAGAGTGGATAAGCAAGGACGTGAATCGTTGCTCTTTACCTCCTCCGATATTCGCGCGCTTGCAAGTGATAGAGATGGTAATCTCTGGGTTGGGACTTCCAATGGATTAAATAGATATAGCACTACTGACGGAAAGGTCATAAGGTTTTTACGCCCAACCCCCTTCAAGGGTGATGGAATAATTAACAATGAAATTGTTTCGCTCTATCTGGATAGCAGAGGCCTACTTTGGGTTGGTACCATTAGCGGGTTGAGTGAATTTAATACTTCCTCGGGTGTATTTAAGCAGTATACGGAACGTGATGGTTTACCCAATGGGTTGGTCTATGCCATTGAGGAAGATGGTTGGGGAAATATCTGGTTAAGCACCAACCGTGGTATTGCAAAGATTGACCCTGAATCGGGCAAGGTGTTTAAGTTCGATATTCTTGATGGATTGCAGTCATACGAGTTTAATGTTGGTGCCTGTTACAAAAATAAAAGGGGAGAACTCTTTTTTGGAGGAATAAATGGATTGAACTACTTTTTCCCCGACTCCATTAAAATTAGTGACGTTGCTCCTCGCATGGCTTTTACAGCTTGCCATATATACACACACAAGGGGGTAGAGGAGGTTCCTGTACAAAATTTTGGGACTGTTAACATTCCCAAGGGCTGCAATTTCTTTACCGTTGAGTTTGCTTCTTTAGATTTTTCCAAGACGAGCAAAAATACTTACCGATACATTTTAGATGGTTTCGACAATCAATGGGTAGATCTGGGTACTGAAAACTCCGTATCGTTTACCAACCTCCAGCAAGGGCATTATACGCTAAAAGTTCTTGCCGCAAATAATGACGGCGTTTGGAACATGACAGGTATTAGTTTAAACGTGGTAATTAAAACTGAATTTTGGGGTTCGGCTTTGGCTCGCTGGCTATATGCTATTTTGGCAATATTTGTGACAATCCTATTTATCCTCTACAGAACACGCGGGTTAAAGGAGACCAGACGGCTGCTAAAGGAGAGGGAATTGGCGATTACAGAGGCTCAGAAGCAGAAAGAGGAACTTTTTTTGAAAAACAAAAATATCACTGATAGCATCAACTATGCTAAGCGAATACAGGAGGCACTGA
The sequence above is drawn from the Williamwhitmania sp. genome and encodes:
- a CDS encoding two-component regulator propeller domain-containing protein; its protein translation is MQRGVLYRSLFTVLLCITAITANAQSKNHALQAELFTIDNGLSQSSVQCLFIDSKGFLWVGTQDGLNRYDGYSFKIYRNQPTDDRSIASNFIYSIREDTFGTLWIGTQAGLSSFSPVTDKFTNYRYTDGGSQSLASSIVYYVYVDHQNNVWAKTLETLDCLNPKTGKFLHYRHYNDPFNYSVGTNDFCILEDSKMNLWVGTKDGLNLFDRARRIFKRYYTKRGDKHSISNDRIKYIFEDSKGRLWVGTQFGLNLYNPESDNFKRFFPGNADPKSGNNVVNLIAETSKGELWLATDDGVGVFNPIQYTFNLYNKLVSSNQSFLSNTITSIVEDCSQNLWIGTLQGLVKIDNREPKFHKYSYNSKDEPLFGNNLVASIYDNGYGSLWVGTWGSGLYKLNRSTMAIEHFGAMRSGGIPNNFVHAICKTSWGDLLIGTRDGVAVYNESLHQMEDFFSYYHLPSKSVFKGNRVYQINEDSMGNLWFATSFGLYRFNGQRVDRVDKQGRESLLFTSSDIRALASDRDGNLWVGTSNGLNRYSTTDGKVIRFLRPTPFKGDGIINNEIVSLYLDSRGLLWVGTISGLSEFNTSSGVFKQYTERDGLPNGLVYAIEEDGWGNIWLSTNRGIAKIDPESGKVFKFDILDGLQSYEFNVGACYKNKRGELFFGGINGLNYFFPDSIKISDVAPRMAFTACHIYTHKGVEEVPVQNFGTVNIPKGCNFFTVEFASLDFSKTSKNTYRYILDGFDNQWVDLGTENSVSFTNLQQGHYTLKVLAANNDGVWNMTGISLNVVIKTEFWGSALARWLYAILAIFVTILFILYRTRGLKETRRLLKERELAITEAQKQKEELFLKNKNITDSINYAKRIQEALMPSATSFSKIIPQSFILYQPKDIVSGDFFWINETENKIFVAVVDCTGHGVPGAFMSIIGFELLRNITTIQGVDDAAEILNRLNKGVIDTFSKDEQNVYVKDGMDVSFCVIDKTARRMQFAGAFSNMYIVRDNKIIEMKGDRFAVGLATSGNQQFSSETIDLEQEDRLYLFTDGYVDQFGGPEGKKYKFRRFRHLLLNIHREPMERQKAMLEESIVEWRNGYEQVDDILIMGINTGI